Within Fusobacterium sp. SYSU M8D902, the genomic segment AAAAGAATGTCTGGATTTCTCTCTAAGACTATTGTTAAATCTCCATCTTGCTTTTTTATTTTTTCATTTGAGTATGTCTTTGGCCTATAATCAGCTACAGCAGCACAAGCTATTGCTATATCCACTTTTTCAAATTTCTCCATACAAACTTCATACATCTCTTGAGCACTTCTTACTTGAATAAACTCTCTTAGTCCATCTGGCTTATTCAAATTTGTAGGACCTGAAACTAATATTACTTCAGCACCCATTTTTGCTGCAGCTTCTGCCAAGGAATATCCCATCTGTCCACTTGATCTATTAGAGAGATATCTTATTGGATCTATTGCTTCTTCTGTTCTTCCAGCTGTAATTAAAACTTTTTTATTTAACAATCTCTTTTCAACATCTTTATTCTCTCTCTCTATAATCTCCACTATCTCATCTTCATCTTTTAGTCTTCCTTTAGCATTTACATTACAAGCTAAAAAACCTTCATCTGCTTCAATAAATTTATACCCATATTTTTTTAATTTTTCTCTGTTTTCTCTTAAAATAGGGTTTTCATACATATTTACATTCATAGCTAAAGCAAAATACACAGGTTTTTTACAAGCTGAAATAACTGTGGATAGCATATCATCTGCTATTCCATTAGCTACTTTACCAACAATATTATAAGTAGCTGGAACTACTAATATTAAATCTGCCCAGTCAGCTAGTGAAATATGCTCAACTTCAAAATGTGGATTTTTATCCCACATATCTACATATACTCTATTTCTTGACAATGTCTCCAAAGTCAATGGTGCTATTATTTTTGTCGCATTCTCTGTCATAATAACTTTTACATTATAACCTTTTTTCTTAAGTTTTGACACTACATTTGCTGACTTATAAGCTGCTATCCCTCCTGTAACTCCTACAAGAATATTTTTCATAATCTGCTCCTTCTATATTATTACTCTTCTCTCTCTATAATATTCATCTCTTTTACTTACAAACTCATCTATTTGCTCATCTTTAAAACCACATTCACTTAATCTTTTAAAATCAAAAGTGATTATATCTTCCATAAACTCCATATCACTCTCATTGAAAATATTCATAAGCTTTCTACTTTTGCTATAAAACTTAGATAATCTCTCTCCCTTATTCAAATAAGTTACTATCTCCCATTCAATAAAATCTTTTCCTATGAATTTTTGAAACTTTATTCTTGCTTCTTCTAAATTTTTTATATCTTTTGGTAAATTATCAAAGGTCTCCAAATTCATCTCTTGAATATAAGTAATTCCAGTATTTGTTAAAGCTATCACAACATCTTTATACTTAGAGGCTGAATAAAATTTTTCAACATCTACTTTATAATAATACTTTTCTTTTCTAGATGATAAATTATACTTTTCTATTACACCCTTTAATCTACTGTTTTCCTCTCTAGCCTCTTTTATATTCTTTTCTATCAACTCAAGTTGTTTATTATTCATCACATTGTTTGTGCTTTGATTTAATCTATCTAACTCATTTATCAAATCTGAAATCTCTTTATCTTTTCTTGATATAACTTCTTCAAGCTCTGCTATTTTCTTGTTTAATTTTTCCTCTTTTTCAATATATTTTTTATTAAATACAGAAAATAATCCCATAAAATTCCTCCAAAAAACCCCTTAATTTTTCTTAAAACAATCCACCAACTCTATTATGTTTCTATGATAGTTTTTCATAGATTTTTAACATGTTTTGATTATACCTCTTTCAATATACTTGTCTATCTCAACACGAACAAATCCATTGTATAACTTAGGTGCATATTTGATTATAGGCTCTAATCTCTTTACTACCATCTCTTCTGTAACACTCCATTTTTTCCAAGTATGCCCATCAGAAGATAAATTTTGTATAAATCCTTGAAATCTATCAAAAATATTGGCAAATTTTGAATCATCAGATTCCATATTTTCAAACTCTAACCACAATTTAAAATACTCTTTATCTTGGTTTTCTGGAAGTAATCCAAATATTTTTTGAGCTGCAACCAACTCTTTTTGAAATTTCTCTTCTTTATCATAATGACTAAAGGCTGGAGTATCATCACTATATACTTCAACTATATCATGTAGTAATATCATTTTTAAAACTTTTTCTAAGTTTATATTCTCAAATTCCACATACTCTTTTAATGTTATAGCACAAAGAGCCATATGCCAACTGTGTTCAGCATCATTTTCTCTTCTATTTACATCTCCAAGAATAACTGATTGTCTTAATATTCCCTTTACTTTATCAATTTCCATTAAAAACTTTATCTGATCTTGTAATCTTTTCATAACTTCCTCTCTAATACTCTATCTTTTTTTAAATATAAGCTTCTCTTCTTTTTCATTTGTTAAAACTAATTGACCATTTTCTTGCTCTATTTTTTTCATTCCTTTTAATAGTGACAAGTATTGATCTTCTCTAATTAAAGCTTCTTTTGGTCCACCCATTCTTGTAGAAGCTAAATCAGTAACAACTATATTTCCATTACTTATTTCAGCCTTACCAAAAAATCTATTTAAACCTGAATATCCAAATATTCTTCCCTCTTCATCAAAACCAACAGTTAAACCTTGACCTGGGAATAGATTTACCAATTCATACTCTTTTTCAACTATCTCCTTAACACTATCTACTTGTACTGGTCCTTGTGGCTGTATATTTGTACAAGCACCTACTAAAACAATCATTGATAATAAAATTATTGCTTTTTTCATAACTAACTCCCCTTTTTTATTTATTTAAAAGTTTTTATATACCTCTTCCATTACCTTTGCAAACTTCTCTCTTATTACTAAATTTGCTTTATCATCTTGTGAAGTTGGTGTTTCATTTAAAATTACCAAGTTTTTACCAGTAAAATACTCAACATAATAAGCTGCTGGATATACAGTCAAACTTGTTCCAACTATAATAAGTGTGTCAGCCTTTTTTATCTCTTTTATAGCTAATTTTGTAACCTCTTCGTCTAACATCTCTCCATAAAGAGTCACATCTGGTCTTACAATTCCACCACACTCACAAATAAAAGGTTTTGTATCTCTTTTGTTACATTTTATACAATACCATTTTTTTAATGTACCATGTAACTCCAAAACATTTTTACTACCTGCCTCTTGATGTAAATCATCAATATTTTGTGTAATTACACTTTTTACCTTTCCAAGTTTTTCTAGCTCTGCTAAAACTTTATGCCCCATATTAGGCTTTATATTATTAATTGATAATTTCTCTTCTAAATATCTATCAAAAATATCTCTATGAGAAAAAAAGAAATCATGACTTAAAATAGTTTCAGGCTCAAAGCCCATAAAATCTCTCTGTTTATACAAACCATCTTTTCCTCTGAAGTCTGCCAAACCTGAGTCTGTAGACGCCCCTGCTCCTGTAAACACAACTATATAATTACTATTCTTTATAATCTCAACAAGTTGTTTTATTTCGTCCATAAAAACCTCCTATTCTCTCTGTATCACTATTATACTACATTTTTATTTTTATTTCTAACTTATTCTATTTTTTCTCATAAAAATATGTTACAATCTCATTAGATACATATTGGGAGGTAATTTTATGAAATATAATTTTGATGAGATAATTGACAGAAAAACAACTAATTCTAAAAAATGGAATCCAAAACTATATCAAACTATTTTTAATGGACATACAGATCTACTTCCTCTTTGGGTTGCAGATATGGATTTTAAAGTGGCTGAACCTATATTAGATTCAATGAGAAAAGTTATTGATCATGGTGTTTTAGGATATACACTTCCTGATGAAGAGTATTATAACTCTATTATTCAATGGAATAGAAGAAGAAAAAACTGCTCAGTTGAAAAAGATTGGATTGTTTATACTAATGGAGTTGTTCCAGCTATCAGTCTCATTATTCAAAACTTTACTAATTCTGGAGATAATATTCTTATTCAAACTCCTGTTTATCCGCCTTTTAAACTTATTCCAGAAGGGTGTGGAAGAAATGTTATTTTAAATCCATTAGTTGACAATGCTGGTTATTATACTATGAATTTTGAAGATTTTGAGAAAAAAATTGTAGATAATAATATTAAGCTTTTTATTCTTTGTAATCCTCACAATCCTGTTGGAAGAGTTTGGAAAAAAGAGGAATTGGAAAAAATTGCTAATATCTGTCTAAAACACAATGTTTTCATTATCTCTGATGAGATACATTCAGATTTGATTTTTAAAGAATCTACCTTTACATCATTTTTAAATTTAGATAAAAAATTCTTTAATAAACTTTTTATCTGTACAGCTCCTACTAAAACATTTAACATTGCTGGAACACAAACTTCTTTAATCTTTATCCCAAACAAAGATTTAAAAGACAAATTCCAGAGTTATTTGAGTAATATTAGAATGGAAACTCCAAACTCATTTGGAATAGAAGGGGTAAAAGCTGGATATCTTTATGGTGAAGAGTGGTTAGAACAAGTTATTGAATACTTAGATTCCAATAGACATTTTATAAAAACATTCCTAGAAGAAAAACTTCCTGAGATCAACTATCATCTACCTGAAGGTACATATCTTGCTTGGATAGATTTTTCGAAAATTTTAAAAGATGAGGATATGTTAGAGTTCTTTGAAAAAAAAGCTAAAATTGCTATAGATTATGGTACTTGGTTTGGAGAAGAGGGAAGTGGTTATATCAGATTAAATTTTGCCTGCCCTAGAGCAGTTCTAGAACAAGCTTTAAATAATATTTTTAATGCTATTTCTAATTTAAAATAGTTAAAAAAAGTTCGATCAGCCTTTTGGTTAATCGAACTTTTTTATTAATTTTTATTTAACCTCTTTTTTACTTTCATTAAAAAGCTCACTCAAAGTCATAATATTTTGTAGATCACTTGGAACAATTATCTTAGTTGCTTTTCCATCTGCTACTTTTGCAAATGCTTCCATAGCTTTTAATGTAAGAACCGACTTATCTGCTCCAGCCTCTTTTAAAAGTCTAATCGCTTCTGCTTCTGCACTTTGAATTTTTAATATAGCCTCTGCTTTTCCTTCAGCCTCTCTTATCTCAGCTTCTTTTTTAGCTTCAGCTCTTAATATAGCTGCTTCCTTTTCTCCTTCTGCAACTAGTACAGATGATTTTTTCTGTCCTTCAGCTCTCAATATTGACTCTCTTCTCTCTCTTTCAGCTTTCATCTGCTTCTCCATAGCATCTTGAATCTCTGCAGGAGGTATGATGTTTTTTAATTCCACTCTGTTTATTTTGATCCCCCAAGGATCTGTTGCTTCATCAAGTATAGATCTCATTTTTGTATTAATAGTATCTCTTGATGTCAAAGTATGGTCTAGCTCCAATTCTCCTATTATATTTCTCAAAGTAGTGGCTGTTAAATTCTCTATAGCCTGTATAGGTCTTTCAACACCATAAGTATATAGTTTCGGGTCAGTAATTTGGTAATAAACAACAGAATCTATCTGCATAGTTACATTATCCTTTGTAATTACAGGTTGTGGTGGAAAATCTATTACTTGCTCCTTTAATGATATTTTCTTTACAATTCTATCTATAAATGGAATAAGTATATTCAATCCTTCACTCCAAGTAGTAAGATATGCTCCAAGTCTTTCAATTACATAAGCTTGTGACTGTGATACAATCCTTACATGTACTGCTAAAAGTATTATTGTTATTAAGATAATTAAAAATATAAAAAACATAATCTTTTCCTCCTTAAGATAAATTATTCATTGGTACAATTTTTTAATTTAGTTAAAACTAATTTATTCCCTTGAATCTTTTCTACTTGAGCAATCTCATTAAGTTCTAACTTCTCATCACAAATAGCTTCCCAGATCTTCCCATCTAGTTTTACAATGTATATATCCCTATTTCCTCTCTCTTCTAGATTTTCAATTTTTACCTTAGCTTTTGTAATTCTATCTAGCTCTTTCCCCTTTCCTTTTAAATGAATAACTGCTGTTTTTCTTATTAAAAGTAAGGATAAAGCTGATACAGCTATAAAAATATAAAATTGATAATCCACTGGAAGATCTGTAAAGAACATTGCTACAAAAGCTCCTATAGCAAACCATATTGAAATCAATCCAAAGCCTAAACACTCAACTACAATAAAGGCCACTCCTATAAAAAACCAAATCCACATACTTATCTTCCCTTTCTGAATATATATTTAACACTACTTTTCTTCTATATAGTGAGTATACATTCTATCCATTATACTCTCTTTATCCTCCCAGTACTCCTCATCCAAACTCTCAATCTTATCTAATTCACTCTCTTTTAAAAATTCAGGAATCGCCCATAACTCATCTATTCTCTTATCATCTTTCAACTTAGCAATGACTCCATACTGCTTTTCTAAGATTTTTTTAGTTTCTAAAGCTCCAATAGATTCCAATCCTCTCAAAGCATAGATATAGGCCTCATATCCCCAATTGCAATAAAATTGTAAAAATCCACCATTGTGCATATCTAACTCCATATTAAATAGAGCTCCCATCTCAGCTTCCTCTTTTTTTAATTTTTTGTAATCAGGTCTTACTTCACCAAATTTTATTGAGTACTCTTCAAATGTATCATACCATTTATCTTCACTTATATTTGCCATTATTTACTCCCCTTTATTTTCATTATTGAACTCAATTTTCAAAGTATCTTCCTCTAAGGCTACCCCTTCAGATAAAGTTATTGGTAGCTTCTGCTCTGCAGAGAATCCAATTGTTTCACCGTCATTTAATTTTACATCAGATGTAATTACATAATTTGCTATATCTATTAAAAACTCATATAATTCAAAAACTTCAACATCTGTATCTAAAACTTCTATCTCTTTTTTTCCAAAATACTTAAGTCCCTCTGTATAACCACAAATTCCATTATCACTTCTATACATTCCAATATACACCATATTCAAAACAGGGAATCCATCATCTTTCATCTCATCTGCAACTTCAATATAGATATCAGAAGGGATAACAGTAGGGTATTTATATATTCCAATTGTATTTTCTAATTTTAAGATGCTAGATGCTATTTTTACAAATAATTTTGCACTCTTTACACTATCCTTTCCACCACTTACAGTTACTATCATATGTGATTGATGCTCAGATGTTAACTGTACTCCATTCTCCCAAAAAATATTGTTTTTAGCATTTTCTTCTGCTTCGTTATTTGGAACTGGTGCCTGTATCATTGCAAGTGTGACCATAGTATTTCCTACATTAAATACTGTTGCCCCATCTTTTATCTCACTATTTAACTCTATATTCCAATCAGCTTTTAAATTTCTCTGAATTGCAGTAAAATCACAATTTTTATCCTTAAAAAGTATAAATCCATTTATTAAATTTTTATTTTCCATAAGTCCTCCTTAACTTTCCCAAGTTATATCTAAAATTTCTCCTCTATTGTTAGTAATCACTACTAAAATTTGGTCACTAATCTTCCCATCAAGCATAAAATCCCATATAGCATAATCTTCATATCCTGGGTATATTCCTACTCTTACTAAATTCACTCTTGTTAAAAGTTTTTCATCTAGTTGCATATTGTTATCTAAATTTTTTACAAGCTTTTCTACAGTACTTTTATCAAATTCTTCTATATGCCAATCTATCCACTCTTTTGTAACTCCCCAATCATCAAAATCCCCATTCAATCTTTTTTCTATATTTTCTTTATAACTAGATAGTTTTGAGACATATTCATCATATTCTAATATCCAATCTTTTTTCCCTAAAACTTCTTCTAAATTTAGATCTAAAGAGATATTTTTTTCCAATAGATGAATCTCAGTCTCGTGATAATCTTCGTTCAAATCTATATTTCCAAAAAATCTTATATTCATATTTAACTCCTTTCATCCTATTTTTCAATATGAGTATACTTTTTATTTATGACTTAAATATGGCAAAGTAAACTCCTATATAATATTAATTATACAAAAAAACTCTAGCGAAAGCTAGAGTTTTCTTAGTTTTATGATAATAGAGTCATTGATTGAATAAGTTTCTTAATATTTTCTACATCTTTTTTCAACTCTTCTGAGTTTAAAATCTCTCCTTCTATATATAAGTGAGCTTCGTCTAAATATTTTTGTGCCTTCTCTCTCTCATCTATAAGAGCATAACACCAAGCTAATTCTAGTTCTACCCAACCTTTAAATTGATTCTTTTCTAAAGAATCTTCCAATATTTTTATAGCCTTTAGAACTTCACCACTTTTTCTATAGATTGATCCCAATTGATAAATCAACCAACTATCCTCTGTATCCATAAAGTTAGCCTTTTCAAAATAAGTAATAGCTTCCTCATATCTCTCTAATTTACTATAGATAAATCCTAACTGTCCATTGATCCAAACATCATCTCTTCCTAATTTTACAGCTCTATCTAAATACTCCAATGCCTCTTCATATTTCTTTATAGACTCGTCAGCTAAATTCCAACCTATTTCACAGTAGAGCCAAATATCATCTCTTCCCAACTTTTCAGCTTCGTATAGATATTTTAAAGCTTCTTGTGCATTATTCAACCTTCCATAAAAATATCCTATCTGAGAGTTTATAAATGTCTTGTCTGAATCTTCAAGAGAAAGAAGATGTTGTAATCTTATAATAGCCTCTTCATATCTCTCTAACTCTCCCAATATCTCTCCCACTTCTAAGTTGAGCCATTCATCTGTTCTTCCCTTTTCTTCTGCCTTTAAATAATACTCTAAAGCTTCTTCATAATTTTCAAGATTTTTTAAACAGAAACCTAACTCTGAAAATAACCACTCATCATCTCTTCCTAATTCCTCAGCTTTCTTCAAATATACCAAACCATCTTCATATCTTTTCAATCTATCAAAAGTAAATCCCAATTCAGAATCAATCCAAATATCAGCCTCACCTCTTAACTCTCTAGCCTTCTCTAAATATGGTAAAGCTTCTTCTGATTTATCTGTAGCATTTAACCAGTATCCTATCTCAACATTCGTTCCTATATCATCTTTTCCTAGCTCTTTTGCTTTTAAATAATTTTTTAGTCCCTCATCTACTCTATTCAATCTAACTAAGGCATAACCTAGTTCATAATATATCCAACCATCTTCTCTACCCAACTCTTTTGCCTTTTCTAAAAATTCTAAAGCCTCTTGATTTTTTTGACTATGGTTATACACCCACCCAAATTCAGAGTTTATCCAGATGTCATCTCTTCCTAACTCTTTTGCTCTCTGTAGATATTCTAATCCTTTAGCAGTATCATTTTTTACATTGTCATAGATCCAAGCTAATTCAGAGATTACATATATTTCATCTGGTTCAATCTCTAAAGCTTTCTCATAGTTCTCCAAAGCCTTATCGTAATTTTCTATCTCTCTGTAACAAACAGCCAATCTCTCAAATACCCATTCATCTGCTCTTCCCATTTCTATTGCTTTTTCAAACTCTAGAATAGCTTGATCAAATCTCTTTAATCCACCTAAACAAAACCCTAATTCTGAATGTACCCAAATGTCATCTCTTCCCAACTTCGTAACCTCATCTAAACATTGTAAAGAGTTTTCATACTCACCTATATGATCATATGCCCAAGCCAATTCAGACTTTACATATATTAGATCCCTATCATTTTTTATAGTGTCCAACATTTTTTTGTAAAAATCTATTCCACCCTCATTATCACCCTCTTCAAATTTTCTGTTTCCTAAATCAGAATAGGTATATCTTAAAAGCATCTCTGCATCAGGTTCATTAGGATTTATTTCTAAAGCTTTTTTAAAATAGCTCTCTGCTTCTTCAAGTTTTCCCAAATAGTAACAAGAGTAACCAGCACGAAAATTCCAAAGAGAGTCCTTTTCTCCCTCCTCTTTCAAAGAGAGTAAAACTTCCAATCCTTTTTCATACTGATCATTATTGTTATACGCCCTTGCTAGTTTTCCTAAAATAATATAATTTAGCTCCTCTTTAGGTAA encodes:
- a CDS encoding DUF2004 domain-containing protein, producing MNIRFFGNIDLNEDYHETEIHLLEKNISLDLNLEEVLGKKDWILEYDEYVSKLSSYKENIEKRLNGDFDDWGVTKEWIDWHIEEFDKSTVEKLVKNLDNNMQLDEKLLTRVNLVRVGIYPGYEDYAIWDFMLDGKISDQILVVITNNRGEILDITWES
- a CDS encoding NfeD family protein, whose amino-acid sequence is MWIWFFIGVAFIVVECLGFGLISIWFAIGAFVAMFFTDLPVDYQFYIFIAVSALSLLLIRKTAVIHLKGKGKELDRITKAKVKIENLEERGNRDIYIVKLDGKIWEAICDEKLELNEIAQVEKIQGNKLVLTKLKNCTNE
- a CDS encoding tetratricopeptide repeat protein, producing the protein MKIVTKEWAQKFEEAEYLNDILDGLKEIQEKNGYTDKEMDEDLDVALWRAYVYNNMDSYDFYELSEKTLARVKDKGVKSGIWCYRYSCALVYLRRYDEALEYSRLGTEVEPDYPWGWLQLGRLCYKFNLLDEAFKAIDKGLELVPNDYEFLTLKDDIENDRGYVYTNSHYINEETDKNSQDRLISIDDERAYNEFLNKSELEKRLDILHKEDKNQEIIDIITSLPKEELNYIILGKLARAYNNNDQYEKGLEVLLSLKEEGEKDSLWNFRAGYSCYYLGKLEEAESYFKKALEINPNEPDAEMLLRYTYSDLGNRKFEEGDNEGGIDFYKKMLDTIKNDRDLIYVKSELAWAYDHIGEYENSLQCLDEVTKLGRDDIWVHSELGFCLGGLKRFDQAILEFEKAIEMGRADEWVFERLAVCYREIENYDKALENYEKALEIEPDEIYVISELAWIYDNVKNDTAKGLEYLQRAKELGRDDIWINSEFGWVYNHSQKNQEALEFLEKAKELGREDGWIYYELGYALVRLNRVDEGLKNYLKAKELGKDDIGTNVEIGYWLNATDKSEEALPYLEKARELRGEADIWIDSELGFTFDRLKRYEDGLVYLKKAEELGRDDEWLFSELGFCLKNLENYEEALEYYLKAEEKGRTDEWLNLEVGEILGELERYEEAIIRLQHLLSLEDSDKTFINSQIGYFYGRLNNAQEALKYLYEAEKLGRDDIWLYCEIGWNLADESIKKYEEALEYLDRAVKLGRDDVWINGQLGFIYSKLERYEEAITYFEKANFMDTEDSWLIYQLGSIYRKSGEVLKAIKILEDSLEKNQFKGWVELELAWCYALIDEREKAQKYLDEAHLYIEGEILNSEELKKDVENIKKLIQSMTLLS
- a CDS encoding META domain-containing protein, with protein sequence MKKAIILLSMIVLVGACTNIQPQGPVQVDSVKEIVEKEYELVNLFPGQGLTVGFDEEGRIFGYSGLNRFFGKAEISNGNIVVTDLASTRMGGPKEALIREDQYLSLLKGMKKIEQENGQLVLTNEKEEKLIFKKR
- a CDS encoding SPFH domain-containing protein; this encodes MFFIFLIILITIILLAVHVRIVSQSQAYVIERLGAYLTTWSEGLNILIPFIDRIVKKISLKEQVIDFPPQPVITKDNVTMQIDSVVYYQITDPKLYTYGVERPIQAIENLTATTLRNIIGELELDHTLTSRDTINTKMRSILDEATDPWGIKINRVELKNIIPPAEIQDAMEKQMKAERERRESILRAEGQKKSSVLVAEGEKEAAILRAEAKKEAEIREAEGKAEAILKIQSAEAEAIRLLKEAGADKSVLTLKAMEAFAKVADGKATKIIVPSDLQNIMTLSELFNESKKEVK
- the coaBC gene encoding bifunctional phosphopantothenoylcysteine decarboxylase/phosphopantothenate--cysteine ligase CoaBC is translated as MKNILVGVTGGIAAYKSANVVSKLKKKGYNVKVIMTENATKIIAPLTLETLSRNRVYVDMWDKNPHFEVEHISLADWADLILVVPATYNIVGKVANGIADDMLSTVISACKKPVYFALAMNVNMYENPILRENREKLKKYGYKFIEADEGFLACNVNAKGRLKDEDEIVEIIERENKDVEKRLLNKKVLITAGRTEEAIDPIRYLSNRSSGQMGYSLAEAAAKMGAEVILVSGPTNLNKPDGLREFIQVRSAQEMYEVCMEKFEKVDIAIACAAVADYRPKTYSNEKIKKQDGDLTIVLERNPDILLEMGKRKKDQYLVGFAAETQNLIENALGKYRRKNLNMIIANDASNMQKTTNKVYIVKGENSIVEVSEKEKNELAYDILAEIKL
- a CDS encoding HD domain-containing protein yields the protein MKRLQDQIKFLMEIDKVKGILRQSVILGDVNRRENDAEHSWHMALCAITLKEYVEFENINLEKVLKMILLHDIVEVYSDDTPAFSHYDKEEKFQKELVAAQKIFGLLPENQDKEYFKLWLEFENMESDDSKFANIFDRFQGFIQNLSSDGHTWKKWSVTEEMVVKRLEPIIKYAPKLYNGFVRVEIDKYIERGIIKTC
- a CDS encoding MalY/PatB family protein; the protein is MKYNFDEIIDRKTTNSKKWNPKLYQTIFNGHTDLLPLWVADMDFKVAEPILDSMRKVIDHGVLGYTLPDEEYYNSIIQWNRRRKNCSVEKDWIVYTNGVVPAISLIIQNFTNSGDNILIQTPVYPPFKLIPEGCGRNVILNPLVDNAGYYTMNFEDFEKKIVDNNIKLFILCNPHNPVGRVWKKEELEKIANICLKHNVFIISDEIHSDLIFKESTFTSFLNLDKKFFNKLFICTAPTKTFNIAGTQTSLIFIPNKDLKDKFQSYLSNIRMETPNSFGIEGVKAGYLYGEEWLEQVIEYLDSNRHFIKTFLEEKLPEINYHLPEGTYLAWIDFSKILKDEDMLEFFEKKAKIAIDYGTWFGEEGSGYIRLNFACPRAVLEQALNNIFNAISNLK
- a CDS encoding DUF4375 domain-containing protein; protein product: MANISEDKWYDTFEEYSIKFGEVRPDYKKLKKEEAEMGALFNMELDMHNGGFLQFYCNWGYEAYIYALRGLESIGALETKKILEKQYGVIAKLKDDKRIDELWAIPEFLKESELDKIESLDEEYWEDKESIMDRMYTHYIEEK
- a CDS encoding DUF4261 domain-containing protein, with the translated sequence MENKNLINGFILFKDKNCDFTAIQRNLKADWNIELNSEIKDGATVFNVGNTMVTLAMIQAPVPNNEAEENAKNNIFWENGVQLTSEHQSHMIVTVSGGKDSVKSAKLFVKIASSILKLENTIGIYKYPTVIPSDIYIEVADEMKDDGFPVLNMVYIGMYRSDNGICGYTEGLKYFGKKEIEVLDTDVEVFELYEFLIDIANYVITSDVKLNDGETIGFSAEQKLPITLSEGVALEEDTLKIEFNNENKGE
- a CDS encoding NAD-dependent protein deacylase is translated as MDEIKQLVEIIKNSNYIVVFTGAGASTDSGLADFRGKDGLYKQRDFMGFEPETILSHDFFFSHRDIFDRYLEEKLSINNIKPNMGHKVLAELEKLGKVKSVITQNIDDLHQEAGSKNVLELHGTLKKWYCIKCNKRDTKPFICECGGIVRPDVTLYGEMLDEEVTKLAIKEIKKADTLIIVGTSLTVYPAAYYVEYFTGKNLVILNETPTSQDDKANLVIREKFAKVMEEVYKNF